In Musa acuminata AAA Group cultivar baxijiao chromosome BXJ3-9, Cavendish_Baxijiao_AAA, whole genome shotgun sequence, a single genomic region encodes these proteins:
- the LOC103998572 gene encoding probable rhamnogalacturonate lyase B encodes MAPVGVSIQVRDDHVVIDNGILQLTLSNPEGLITGVRYNGVDNLLEVLNEEGNRGYWDVVWSEPQGSGIFDVIQGTHFEIIHEDENQVEVSFTRNWDPSLQGKLVPLNIDKRFIMLRGCSGFYTYAIYEHREGWPDFDLAETRVAFKLRKDKFHYMAIADNRQRFMPMPDDRMPNRSQKLAYPEAVLLINPVNPDLKGEVDDKYQYSCEDKDNKVHGWISFDPPIGFWQITPSDEFRSGGPVKQDLTSHVGPTTLAKFLSAHYSGQDLVPKFRNGEYWKKVFGPVFIYLNSTMDGTNRQLLWDDAKLQALTQVGSWPYEFPVSEDFQKSNQRGSVTGRLLVRDKFIDEKDIIGDAAFVGLALPGEAGSWQREFKGYQFWTRANDKGIFTITHVRTGDYNLYAWVPGFIGDYKLDMTITISSGSQINLGDLVYKPPRDGPTLWEIGIPDRSAAEFFVPDPNPIYVNKLYVNHPDRFRQYGLWERYADLYPDSDLIYSVGASDYRKDWFFAHVTRKIGENSYQATTWQIKFQVDSVNQTGAYKLRVALASATISELQVRFNDATINPPHFTTGLIGRDNSIARHGIHGLYWLFNIDVQSAWLIQGDNTIYLTQTKSTSPFHGIMYDYIRMEGPPGQ; translated from the exons ATGGCCCCCGTTGGTGTGAGCATACAAGTCCGAGATGATCAT GTTGTGATAGATAATGGTATTCTCCAATTGACTTTGTCGAATCCCGAGGGGCTCATCACTGGAGTTAGATACAATGGTGTAGATAATTTATTGGAAGTTCTTAACGAAGAAGGGAATAGAGG GTACTGGGATGTGGTGTGGAGTGAACCTCAGGGTTCTGGTATATTCGATGT GATCCAGGGTACACATTTTGAAATAATTCATGAAGATGAAAACCAGGTAGAAGTTTCTTTCACAAGAAACTGGGATCCATCCCTCCAAGGCAAGCTTGTCCCTTTGAACATAGATAAAAG GTTTATAATGCTCCGTGGCTGCTCGGGCTTCTACACTTACGCCATCTATGAGCACCGGGAAGGATGGCCAGACTTCGATTTGGCAGAAACCAGAGTTGCTTTCAAGCTTAGGAAGGACAA GTTTCACTACATGGCAATAGCAGATAACAGGCAAAGATTCATGCCAATGCCTGATGATCGCATGCCTAATAGGTCACAGAAATTGGCATATCCTGAGGCTGTTCTACTAATTAACCCAGTTAATCCAGACCTAAAAGGAGAG GTGGATGACAAGTATCAATATTCCTGTGAAGATAAGGACAACAAGGTCCATGGATGGATATCTTTTGATCCTCCGATTGGTTTTTGGCAAATTACACCTAGCGATGAGTTCCGGTCCGGAGGGCCTGTCAAACAAGATCTAACATCTCATGTTGGTCCTACAACCCTTGCA AAGTTTTTGAGTGCTCACTACAGTGGGCAGGATCTTGTGCCTAAATTCAGGAATGGTGAATACTGGAAGAAAGTCTTTGGTCCTGTGTTCATCTACCTCAATTCTACTATGGATGGTACAAATCGACAACTTCTTTGGGACGATGCAAAACTTCAG GCACTAACACAAGTGGGGAGTTGGCCATATGAATTTCCAGTTTCAGAGGACTTCCAAAAATCTAATCAAAGAGGTTCTGTTACTGGGAGATTACTGGTTCGAGATAA GTTCATAGATGAGAAAGATATAATTGGGGATGCTGCTTTTGTTGGTTTGGCTTTACCTGGAGAAGCCGGGTCCTGGCAAAGAGAATTCAAG GGATATCAATTTTGGACTagagccaatgacaaagggatttTTACCATTACTCATGTTCGAACCGGAGACTATAATCTTTATGCATGGGTTCCTGGATTTATTGGGGACTACAAATTAGATATGACTATAACTATCTCTTCAG GAAGTCAAATCAATTTGGGTGACCTTGTGTATAAGCCTCCGAGGGATGGTCCTACTTTATGGGAAATAGGAATTCCCGATCGCTCTGCTGCTGAGTTCTTTGTCCCAGATCCTAATCCTATCTATGTCAACAAACTCTATGTTAATCATCCAGACAG ATTTAGGCAATATGGTTTATGGGAGAGATATGCTGACTTGTATCCTGACAGTGATCTTATTTATTCAGTTGGTGCGAGTGACTATAGAAAAGATTGGTTTTTCGCTCATGTTACCAG GAAGATTGGAGAGAACTCCTATCAAGCAACGACATGGCAAATCAAGTTCCAAGTTGATAGTGTCAATCAAACTGGAGCTTACAAGCTTAGAGTAGCACTTGCCTCTGCCACAATTTCTGAATTACAA GTTCGTTTTAACGATGCAACGATAAatcctcctcactttacaacaggGCTAATTGGTAGAGACAATTCGATTGCAAGACATGGAATTCATGGATTATATTGGTTGTTTAATATTGATGTGCAAAGTGCATGGCTTATTCAAGGTGATAATACAATCTATTTAACTCAGACCAAGAGTACAAGCCCTTTTCATGGAATCATGTATGATTATATCCGCATGGAAGGCCCTCCAGGACAATAA